In Candidatus Poribacteria bacterium, a single genomic region encodes these proteins:
- a CDS encoding Rieske (2Fe-2S) protein, with protein sequence MENSSVRHKACQLSELPAGQCRVINHERTYITVMRHGEEVYAINDTCPHLGGSLGAGWMTDEGTIVCPWHGWEFRMSDGEGVWPAGIQVETYPVQIEGDDIYVTLDEATESSTEA encoded by the coding sequence ATGGAGAACAGCTCAGTGCGACACAAGGCGTGCCAGCTCTCCGAACTCCCTGCTGGCCAGTGCCGCGTCATCAACCACGAACGCACCTACATCACCGTCATGCGCCACGGCGAGGAAGTCTACGCGATCAACGATACGTGCCCGCACCTCGGCGGCTCGCTTGGGGCAGGTTGGATGACGGATGAAGGCACCATCGTCTGCCCCTGGCATGGGTGGGAGTTCCGCATGTCCGACGGCGAGGGCGTCTGGCCCGCCGGCATTCAGGTCGAGACGTACCCGGTGCAGATCGAGGGAGACGATATCTACGTCACCCTTGATGAAGCTACCGAATCATCCACGGAGGCCTAG